In Caproiciproducens sp. NJN-50, the following are encoded in one genomic region:
- a CDS encoding benzoate/H(+) symporter BenE family transporter, whose amino-acid sequence MAMKRTYGAEQPYIPAGIFKIRVPFIHYRWEWPEFFQALLMCSTCLGAIPVLQQVLGVSFEIAWSMVIINGFLYCLHVLLGDPVVPGWITPAIPLVVAFLGKYQLGVVRYQELIALQLIVGVIFLLMGVTGAAGKLMKVVPNSIKAGVLLGAGTAAIIGEFNTGGRFSKYPVSITAGCLIAFFCLFSSQFMKMRANNRFWNTIGKVGMLPAIIIAVFLAPMAGELPWFHIEIGTFFKVADFAGIWNTLSPFSIGFPAVSMFLSALPLAIVVYIIAFGDFITSEALIHEADEVRKDEKIDFNANRSNLISAIRNIVMALICPYTQLCGPLWAAVTASVAQRYKEGPEAMESIHSGAGTFRWSTFLGVSCIPIVSLLQPVLPVALSLTLLVQGYICTRLAMDMCETDTDRGIAGCMGAVLAIQGAAWGLAVGVLLYFALKSYSKKKDADPIPEAAEIK is encoded by the coding sequence ATGGCGATGAAAAGAACATATGGCGCGGAGCAGCCTTACATTCCGGCGGGCATTTTCAAGATCAGGGTGCCGTTCATCCATTACCGGTGGGAGTGGCCCGAGTTTTTTCAGGCGCTGTTGATGTGCTCGACCTGCCTGGGGGCAATTCCCGTTCTGCAGCAAGTGCTCGGGGTTTCGTTCGAGATCGCGTGGTCGATGGTCATTATCAACGGATTTCTTTACTGCCTGCACGTCCTTCTGGGCGATCCGGTGGTCCCCGGGTGGATCACTCCGGCCATCCCGCTTGTGGTCGCGTTTTTGGGAAAGTATCAACTGGGAGTGGTCCGGTATCAGGAACTGATCGCCCTTCAGCTGATCGTGGGCGTCATCTTCCTGCTGATGGGGGTTACCGGCGCGGCGGGAAAGCTGATGAAAGTCGTCCCGAACTCCATCAAGGCGGGGGTCCTGCTCGGAGCCGGGACCGCGGCGATCATCGGTGAGTTCAACACCGGAGGCCGGTTCTCGAAATATCCGGTATCCATCACGGCCGGGTGTCTGATCGCGTTCTTTTGCCTGTTTTCCTCCCAGTTTATGAAAATGCGGGCGAACAACCGTTTCTGGAATACCATCGGCAAGGTCGGTATGCTTCCGGCGATCATCATTGCCGTATTTCTCGCCCCGATGGCGGGCGAGCTGCCGTGGTTCCACATTGAGATCGGCACCTTCTTTAAGGTGGCGGATTTCGCGGGCATCTGGAACACGCTGAGCCCGTTTTCCATAGGTTTCCCCGCCGTTTCCATGTTCCTGTCGGCGCTGCCGCTGGCAATCGTGGTCTACATTATCGCGTTCGGGGACTTCATCACTTCCGAGGCGCTGATTCATGAAGCCGATGAGGTCCGCAAGGATGAAAAGATCGATTTCAACGCCAACCGCTCCAATCTGATCAGCGCGATCCGCAATATCGTGATGGCCCTCATCTGCCCCTACACCCAGCTCTGCGGCCCGCTCTGGGCGGCCGTCACCGCGTCTGTCGCCCAGCGGTACAAGGAGGGGCCGGAGGCAATGGAGTCCATCCACAGCGGCGCCGGGACTTTCCGCTGGAGCACGTTCCTCGGAGTGTCGTGCATTCCGATCGTTTCCCTGCTTCAGCCGGTGCTCCCCGTGGCGCTGTCGCTGACCCTGCTCGTTCAGGGCTATATCTGCACCCGGCTCGCGATGGATATGTGCGAAACCGATACCGACAGGGGAATCGCGGGCTGCATGGGCGCCGTCCTGGCGATCCAGGGAGCCGCGTGGGGATTGGCCGTCGGCGTTCTGCTCTATTTCGCGCTGAAAAGCTACTCGAAAAAGAAAGACGCCGATCCAATCCCGGAGGCTGCGGAAATCAAATAA
- a CDS encoding MFS transporter — protein MSRDFKDSKNWKKTSAQFGYYKLGTREVIGYSSVDFAMNLVFQCIALYISYFYTDIFGLKPAHVAVLFALSRIWDAVNDPMMGTICERVQPRKGKYWVYIMWGAVPFGIAAVLTYSTPNFSYAGKVVWAAVTYNLLNMLYTFIIQPYISAATLMTNDQSERTRLQSVRMTLAQTGGVVCAIMLPEVSGFLSRYMTLAQGYMVTTMIMAFFMVCILLWASHQIVERIPPQPIDPGKKANIKDVFYLLFRMSPVFVTFLLFLGVYTMSQIQSTMGAYYIKYYAGREDMLAWFSMIMMLFSVAGVPCVPFLIKRLHKKGTVMFGLGVAGAGCILLYLMSPASVGGMMAARAVTGYGYGVLMGALWSVITDPVEYCDWKTGKRYTAIVMTLVGLGIKFSMVIGGSVPNMVLSSVGYVANQQQTAQCLSAIRSLTALLPLSAVIMAMVVYGLFYHLNEEKIAQMQKEIAERNAAGTNADQTQKDPCPAV, from the coding sequence GTGAGCCGCGATTTCAAAGATTCAAAAAACTGGAAGAAAACTTCGGCACAGTTTGGCTATTACAAGCTTGGCACACGGGAGGTAATCGGTTATTCGTCCGTTGACTTTGCAATGAACCTTGTGTTTCAGTGCATTGCATTGTACATCAGCTACTTTTACACCGACATCTTTGGCCTGAAGCCAGCGCATGTTGCGGTCCTTTTTGCATTGTCCCGAATCTGGGACGCCGTCAACGACCCGATGATGGGCACGATCTGCGAGAGGGTCCAGCCCAGAAAAGGAAAATACTGGGTCTATATCATGTGGGGTGCAGTTCCGTTTGGAATTGCGGCCGTTCTGACCTACTCGACTCCCAATTTCAGTTATGCCGGCAAGGTGGTCTGGGCCGCCGTCACCTACAACCTGCTGAACATGCTTTACACCTTTATCATCCAGCCTTACATTTCGGCCGCCACGCTGATGACAAACGACCAGAGCGAGCGAACCCGTCTGCAGTCCGTCCGCATGACGCTGGCACAGACCGGCGGTGTTGTCTGCGCCATCATGCTGCCCGAGGTCTCGGGCTTTCTGAGCAGATACATGACGCTGGCGCAGGGGTATATGGTAACGACCATGATTATGGCGTTCTTTATGGTCTGCATCCTGCTTTGGGCCTCGCATCAGATTGTGGAGCGGATCCCGCCGCAGCCGATCGACCCCGGCAAAAAGGCGAATATCAAGGACGTGTTTTATCTGTTGTTCCGGATGAGCCCGGTCTTCGTGACCTTTCTCCTGTTTCTTGGCGTTTATACCATGAGTCAGATTCAATCCACGATGGGGGCCTATTACATAAAATATTACGCCGGGCGTGAAGACATGCTGGCGTGGTTTTCGATGATCATGATGCTGTTTTCCGTCGCCGGCGTCCCCTGCGTGCCGTTCCTGATCAAACGGCTGCATAAAAAGGGCACCGTGATGTTCGGCCTGGGAGTGGCCGGAGCGGGCTGCATCCTGCTGTATCTGATGTCCCCCGCCTCCGTCGGCGGCATGATGGCGGCGCGCGCCGTCACCGGCTACGGTTACGGCGTCCTGATGGGCGCCCTCTGGTCCGTCATCACCGATCCGGTGGAGTACTGCGACTGGAAGACCGGGAAACGGTATACGGCCATCGTGATGACGCTGGTCGGACTTGGAATTAAATTTTCGATGGTCATCGGCGGTTCCGTTCCCAACATGGTACTCTCCTCCGTCGGCTACGTGGCAAATCAGCAGCAGACGGCCCAGTGCCTCTCGGCCATCCGGAGCCTTACCGCGCTTCTGCCACTGTCGGCCGTAATTATGGCAATGGTGGTTTACGGGCTGTTCTACCACCTGAATGAGGAAAAGATCGCTCAGATGCAGAAGGAAATCGCCGAACGCAACGCGGCCGGGACAAATGCGGATCAGACGCAGAAGGATCCCTGCCCGGCCGTATGA
- a CDS encoding alcohol dehydrogenase catalytic domain-containing protein, with protein sequence MKQINVVKTGSLREKDPEKKGAVATLEVPEYEMGPEDVRIKVAYCAICGSDPHLVEGIFGWKPPFGIGHEVSGIIVDVGEKATKKGLKIGDRVAGNFLKFCGTCYYCQNGQQQFCEHADEFNRAGMSETIVWHESQVYRLPDHVPLRTGCMLEPVSIAVRMMDKVQPKIGMRIAINGGGPIGLLGIQAFRMMGATDLTLFEPIASRRELAKKYGAEHVIDPTREDIGEAAKRITGGRGFDAVVDCSGFVGAVHDLPPLVARGGTLLYGAMYPNDFEMPLNLYKYCYYNELTISGYYVAPYCFPRAAQILSRFDLDDLTRTVYDIDDSVAAFDAQVSGKYPKILIRCNKIEGE encoded by the coding sequence ATGAAACAGATCAATGTCGTAAAAACCGGCAGTCTGAGGGAAAAGGACCCGGAGAAAAAGGGCGCCGTCGCCACTCTGGAAGTACCCGAGTACGAAATGGGACCGGAAGACGTGAGGATCAAGGTCGCCTACTGCGCTATCTGCGGCTCCGACCCCCATTTGGTGGAGGGAATTTTCGGCTGGAAGCCGCCGTTCGGCATTGGGCACGAAGTTTCCGGCATCATTGTGGACGTGGGCGAAAAGGCCACGAAGAAGGGCCTGAAGATCGGCGACCGCGTCGCCGGAAATTTCCTCAAATTTTGTGGAACCTGTTATTACTGTCAGAACGGGCAGCAGCAGTTCTGCGAGCACGCCGACGAGTTCAACCGGGCCGGGATGAGCGAAACCATCGTCTGGCACGAGTCCCAGGTATATCGGCTGCCAGACCATGTTCCGCTGAGAACCGGCTGTATGCTGGAGCCCGTCTCCATCGCCGTTCGCATGATGGATAAGGTGCAGCCGAAGATCGGCATGAGAATCGCCATTAACGGCGGCGGACCGATCGGCCTGCTCGGAATTCAGGCATTCCGCATGATGGGCGCGACCGACCTGACGCTGTTCGAGCCCATCGCAAGCCGCCGGGAACTGGCCAAAAAATACGGGGCCGAACATGTGATTGACCCCACCCGGGAAGACATCGGGGAAGCCGCCAAAAGAATCACGGGCGGCCGCGGCTTTGACGCGGTGGTGGACTGCTCCGGCTTTGTGGGCGCGGTCCACGATCTTCCTCCTCTGGTGGCACGCGGAGGCACTCTGCTTTACGGGGCCATGTATCCGAACGATTTCGAGATGCCGCTGAATCTGTACAAATACTGCTATTACAATGAACTGACGATCTCCGGCTACTATGTCGCGCCGTATTGCTTTCCGCGCGCGGCGCAGATTTTGTCCCGTTTCGATCTGGACGATCTGACCCGCACCGTATATGATATCGACGATTCCGTCGCGGCTTTCGACGCGCAGGTTTCCGGCAAATATCCCAAGATTCTGATCCGATGCAACAAAATCGAGGGCGAATAA
- a CDS encoding response regulator transcription factor, which translates to MPCKILVVDDETDIVELLRDYFEINGYEVLTAYNGSEALKQVEKLPDLILLDINLPDIDGLQVCTKIRSFVSCPILFLTAKIEDADKVSGFGAGGDDYIVKPFSIDELGARVSAHLRREKRMRGASKKKFAGDLVIDYGSRAVYCRNEQVPFAKKEFDMIELFSLNSGQVFDKERIYERVWGWDSKGDSSVVAEHVRRIRAKLSAVSDKKYIETVWGIGYKWID; encoded by the coding sequence ATGCCCTGCAAGATATTAGTCGTCGACGATGAGACAGACATCGTTGAACTGCTCAGAGATTATTTTGAAATCAACGGCTATGAAGTCCTTACGGCCTACAACGGTTCGGAAGCGTTAAAGCAAGTCGAAAAACTTCCCGATCTGATTTTGCTTGATATCAACCTGCCGGATATAGACGGACTACAGGTCTGTACGAAAATACGAAGCTTCGTTTCCTGCCCTATCCTGTTCCTGACTGCCAAAATTGAGGACGCCGACAAGGTCAGCGGCTTTGGCGCGGGGGGCGACGATTATATCGTGAAGCCGTTTTCCATCGACGAACTCGGCGCGCGGGTATCGGCCCACCTCCGCCGCGAGAAAAGGATGCGCGGGGCTTCCAAAAAGAAATTCGCAGGGGATCTTGTGATCGATTACGGTTCGAGGGCCGTATATTGCCGAAACGAGCAGGTTCCGTTTGCCAAAAAGGAATTTGATATGATTGAACTTTTTTCTTTGAACAGCGGTCAGGTCTTTGATAAAGAACGCATCTACGAACGGGTTTGGGGCTGGGACAGCAAGGGCGACAGCAGCGTTGTCGCAGAGCATGTCCGGAGAATCCGGGCAAAGCTGTCGGCAGTCAGCGATAAAAAATATATTGAAACGGTTTGGGGCATCGGTTACAAATGGATCGATTAA
- a CDS encoding AraC family transcriptional regulator, translated as MLYQQKQYPFYNPVLVRISMGGGLTVNYVESLDQSCVEFPHVHECYEIYYCLSGEQHLYIDGAMNTLFSGHFAVIRPGIHHYTNYEPNMPKRYLVFVFAPPTAAASKSKGDQAEENFLSRILKYFEKNPYYVTKDRFGCDSIIYKMETEIEESYPGREQMICALYQEYLISIFRNLDPVEREKNTPSNTNLAIQITKYMHANYNKNLTIQDIADFFYISSRHVNRIFEEYFGQSLKRTLNIYRLNYAKNYLIDTAYSVEKIASLVGFSSQKMLYRLFKEMEGITVSEYRAMHRTGSSAVKCSGAEAPESKKNEKIE; from the coding sequence ATGTTGTATCAGCAGAAGCAATATCCCTTTTACAACCCGGTCTTAGTCCGAATTTCCATGGGAGGCGGCCTCACGGTCAATTATGTGGAGTCTCTGGACCAAAGCTGCGTGGAATTTCCGCATGTTCATGAATGCTATGAGATTTATTACTGCTTGAGCGGGGAACAGCATCTTTATATCGACGGGGCCATGAACACCCTTTTCAGCGGGCACTTCGCCGTAATCCGTCCGGGGATTCATCACTATACCAATTATGAACCCAACATGCCGAAAAGATATCTGGTCTTTGTGTTCGCTCCTCCCACGGCGGCCGCGTCAAAATCCAAAGGAGATCAGGCCGAAGAGAATTTTCTGAGCAGGATTCTGAAATATTTTGAAAAGAATCCGTATTATGTCACGAAAGATCGCTTCGGCTGTGACTCGATCATCTATAAAATGGAAACTGAGATCGAGGAGAGTTATCCGGGGCGTGAGCAGATGATCTGTGCCCTGTATCAAGAATATCTGATTTCCATTTTCCGAAATCTCGATCCGGTCGAGCGGGAGAAAAACACTCCCTCCAATACAAATCTGGCTATTCAAATCACAAAGTATATGCACGCCAATTACAATAAAAACTTGACGATTCAGGACATTGCCGACTTTTTTTACATTTCTTCCCGGCATGTGAATCGGATCTTCGAGGAATATTTCGGCCAAAGCCTGAAACGGACCTTGAACATCTACCGCCTGAATTATGCAAAAAATTATTTGATCGATACGGCGTACTCAGTGGAAAAAATCGCGTCGCTTGTGGGTTTTTCCTCCCAGAAGATGCTTTATCGCCTTTTTAAGGAAATGGAGGGGATTACCGTATCGGAGTACCGCGCCATGCATCGAACCGGAAGCTCCGCCGTGAAATGCTCCGGGGCGGAGGCGCCGGAGAGCAAAAAAAACGAAAAGATCGAATAG
- a CDS encoding sigma-54 interaction domain-containing protein, whose protein sequence is MKRERVYLNDEDGPGIFRDLKDAQKKLMAIIESSYDGIYITDGNAKTIMVNRSYEVITGLNREEMLGKYMQDLERERVISRSASLIVLKKKEPVTIDQKFKTGRNAIVTSTPLFDKNNEIAMIVTNVRDVSELYDLKEQLAKNHELNRHYQAEIETIKKQIGGYGDLVVRDQKMLELLGMARKVAGLDTTVLLLGETGVGKEVVANYIFRNSRRSKGNFIRVNCAAITPSLVESELFGYVPGAFTGASPNGKIGLFEIADKGTIFLDEIGELSMNIQAKLLRVLQEQEILRIGSDRPVRIDVRVIAATNRHLKEMVGNKSFREDLYYRLSAFPILIPPLRERKEDISVLAEYMLETLNGKYSMHKVFAPDVLEWLLAYEWPGNVRELRNAVERAFIVSGDRRILPEDLPIDPYNKAVVSTEKSDTVLKEIIDGVEKNYIFNAYEKYHNVRDAAKSLHMSAATYERRRKKYLNSV, encoded by the coding sequence ATGAAAAGAGAGCGCGTTTATTTGAATGACGAAGACGGTCCCGGAATCTTCCGCGACTTGAAAGATGCCCAAAAAAAGCTGATGGCCATTATAGAAAGCTCCTATGACGGGATTTACATCACGGACGGAAATGCAAAAACCATCATGGTCAATCGCTCCTACGAAGTCATCACGGGGCTGAACCGGGAAGAAATGCTGGGAAAATACATGCAGGATCTCGAACGGGAAAGGGTAATTTCCCGTTCAGCCTCTCTGATCGTTCTCAAAAAAAAGGAACCGGTCACCATTGACCAAAAATTTAAAACCGGCAGGAACGCGATTGTCACCAGCACGCCTCTCTTTGACAAAAACAACGAGATCGCCATGATCGTGACGAACGTGCGGGACGTTTCGGAACTGTACGACCTGAAAGAACAGCTCGCAAAAAATCATGAGCTGAACCGGCATTACCAGGCGGAGATCGAGACGATCAAAAAACAGATCGGCGGTTACGGGGACCTGGTCGTGAGGGACCAGAAAATGCTGGAGCTTCTGGGCATGGCGAGGAAAGTGGCCGGGCTGGACACAACGGTGCTTCTGCTGGGTGAAACCGGCGTGGGAAAAGAAGTCGTCGCCAATTACATCTTCCGGAACAGCCGGCGCAGCAAGGGGAATTTCATAAGGGTAAACTGCGCGGCCATTACGCCTAGCCTTGTGGAGAGCGAACTTTTCGGTTATGTGCCCGGCGCTTTTACAGGGGCCAGCCCGAACGGCAAAATCGGCCTGTTTGAAATCGCGGACAAGGGAACCATCTTTCTCGACGAGATCGGGGAACTGTCCATGAACATACAGGCGAAGCTGCTCCGGGTCCTTCAGGAACAGGAGATCCTGCGCATCGGCTCCGACCGGCCTGTCAGGATCGACGTCCGGGTTATCGCGGCCACAAACCGGCATCTGAAAGAAATGGTCGGAAACAAAAGCTTTCGAGAAGACCTCTATTACAGGCTCAGCGCGTTTCCGATTCTGATTCCCCCTTTAAGGGAAAGGAAAGAAGACATTTCCGTCCTGGCGGAATACATGCTCGAAACGCTCAACGGCAAATACAGCATGCATAAAGTTTTCGCGCCGGATGTCCTGGAATGGCTTTTGGCATATGAGTGGCCCGGAAATGTGCGGGAGCTCAGAAACGCCGTGGAGAGGGCCTTCATCGTCAGCGGGGATCGGAGAATCCTCCCGGAGGATCTGCCGATCGATCCTTACAACAAGGCGGTGGTCAGCACGGAGAAAAGCGACACCGTGCTGAAGGAAATCATCGACGGGGTGGAAAAAAATTATATTTTTAACGCCTACGAGAAATATCATAATGTGCGCGACGCCGCGAAAAGCCTGCATATGAGCGCGGCTACCTATGAGCGCAGACGAAAAAAGTATCTGAATTCTGTGTAG
- a CDS encoding transketolase — MNEPKLTTIAELEDKCVDIRSNLLNFIYRIGMGHLGGELSIVEMAVALYYKYLNFDVMDPHKEGRDRFILSKGHCSETLYTIFSDQGAYTQDFMVEHFESLETYLFGMHSNRKRCPQIEVSAGSLGHGLPVSVGYALGARYRGENYRVICMIGDGEFDEGTNWEALMSGAHYRLNNLTCILDKNQLQMTGKTREIMNIDPVADKVRAFGWNVIEIEDGNNMAQVCAALDQLPERDCRTREKPTFIISNTVKGKGVSFMEGNHKWHGGGIGKEDLKIALADVAKMRKA, encoded by the coding sequence ATGAATGAACCGAAACTTACGACAATTGCGGAGCTGGAAGACAAGTGCGTAGACATTCGTTCCAATCTGCTGAATTTTATCTACCGGATCGGCATGGGACACCTTGGCGGCGAACTTTCCATCGTGGAGATGGCGGTCGCCCTGTATTACAAATACCTGAACTTCGACGTGATGGACCCGCATAAGGAGGGGCGCGACCGCTTTATTCTTTCCAAAGGCCACTGCTCCGAGACCCTGTACACCATTTTTTCCGATCAGGGCGCTTATACCCAGGATTTTATGGTGGAGCATTTCGAGAGCTTGGAGACCTACCTGTTCGGCATGCATTCCAACCGGAAAAGATGCCCGCAGATCGAGGTTTCCGCGGGTTCTCTCGGCCATGGGCTGCCTGTTTCCGTCGGCTACGCGCTGGGCGCGCGCTACCGCGGGGAAAACTACCGCGTGATCTGCATGATCGGCGACGGTGAATTCGACGAAGGAACGAACTGGGAAGCGCTCATGTCCGGCGCCCATTACAGGCTGAACAATCTGACCTGCATTCTGGACAAAAACCAGCTCCAGATGACCGGCAAGACCCGCGAGATCATGAACATCGACCCCGTAGCCGACAAAGTCCGGGCGTTCGGCTGGAATGTGATCGAAATCGAAGACGGAAACAATATGGCGCAGGTATGCGCCGCGCTGGACCAATTGCCGGAACGCGATTGCCGCACGCGTGAAAAACCGACCTTTATCATCAGCAACACCGTCAAGGGCAAAGGCGTCAGCTTTATGGAAGGCAACCACAAATGGCACGGCGGCGGCATCGGCAAGGAAGACCTGAAAATCGCGCTCGCCGATGTGGCGAAAATGAGAAAGGCGTGA
- a CDS encoding SDR family oxidoreductase, whose amino-acid sequence MSVPFERFSMDWFSLKGRVAMVTGANQGLGMGYAVAFAKAGADLFIPHFTEEIGEIQQLVEKEGHKIHFLRGDLTDRNYRKACVDECVREYGRLDILVNNAGVSFFANFDDYPEEYWNRCIDLDFNAVYFLSKEAAKVMKAQGGGKIINIGSALSYTSDRKCPPYTAAKTGVLGITRNFANELGPYNIQTNAICPGFLATEVNAELRKDPAFYNKITNRIAAGRWGELDDLMGAMVFLASRASDYINGVDLNIDGGFFTVL is encoded by the coding sequence ATGTCTGTTCCTTTTGAGCGTTTTAGCATGGACTGGTTCAGCCTCAAGGGCAGGGTCGCGATGGTTACCGGCGCCAACCAGGGACTTGGGATGGGCTATGCCGTTGCATTTGCCAAGGCCGGCGCGGATCTGTTCATCCCCCATTTCACGGAGGAGATCGGGGAAATCCAACAGCTAGTCGAGAAAGAAGGACACAAAATCCATTTTCTGCGCGGCGACCTGACGGACCGGAACTATCGAAAGGCCTGCGTGGACGAATGCGTCCGGGAGTACGGCCGTTTGGATATTCTGGTAAACAACGCCGGCGTCAGCTTTTTCGCCAATTTTGACGACTATCCCGAGGAATACTGGAACAGGTGCATCGACCTCGATTTCAACGCGGTGTATTTCCTGTCCAAGGAAGCGGCCAAAGTCATGAAGGCACAGGGAGGCGGCAAAATCATCAACATCGGCTCCGCCCTGTCCTATACCTCCGACCGGAAATGCCCGCCGTACACGGCCGCAAAAACCGGGGTGCTCGGCATCACGCGCAATTTTGCCAACGAGCTGGGGCCTTACAACATCCAGACCAACGCGATTTGTCCTGGCTTTCTCGCGACCGAAGTCAATGCGGAGCTTCGCAAGGACCCCGCGTTCTACAACAAAATCACGAACCGGATCGCCGCCGGGCGATGGGGGGAGCTTGACGACTTGATGGGCGCCATGGTATTTCTGGCTTCCAGGGCTTCGGATTACATCAACGGCGTGGATCTCAACATCGACGGCGGGTTCTTTACCGTCCTGTAA
- a CDS encoding transketolase family protein, with product MATKTTYDFDMMLSNAREAYGEELYKMAKEGKDFVFTYSDNVAPSSSAGKLLKEFPERCFNFGIAEADQVGASAGLALSGCVVFSQVFGPFLPLRAADQIHTDIAYNDVNVRLIGTHSGVTAGGGPTHNDIADLALYRAIPHLTVVVPADANQCCKFVRKSMDFVGPMVIRIDRAGSPDVYAGDYELEIGKAIETLEGTDAYIISCGSNLYECLMASRALEKECGLSIGVLDMHTVKPLDADAVVRAAEKTGNIVTVEDHSINGGLGGAVAEVLCETGYRGKFKRIGMPDEFAVLGSVDAIYHHYGMDRDGISAVLKKMLGR from the coding sequence ATGGCGACAAAGACTACCTATGACTTTGACATGATGCTTTCCAACGCCCGCGAGGCCTACGGCGAGGAATTGTACAAAATGGCTAAGGAAGGCAAGGATTTCGTGTTTACTTACAGCGACAACGTGGCTCCCTCCTCCTCCGCGGGCAAGCTGCTGAAAGAATTCCCCGAACGGTGCTTCAATTTCGGCATTGCCGAGGCGGATCAGGTGGGGGCCTCCGCCGGTCTGGCCCTTTCGGGCTGCGTTGTGTTTTCGCAGGTGTTCGGTCCGTTTCTGCCCCTGCGCGCAGCGGACCAGATCCACACGGACATTGCTTATAACGACGTGAACGTCCGCCTGATCGGCACCCATTCCGGCGTCACCGCCGGCGGAGGGCCGACCCACAACGATATTGCCGACCTGGCTCTTTACCGCGCCATCCCCCACCTTACCGTCGTGGTGCCCGCCGATGCCAATCAGTGCTGCAAATTCGTGCGCAAATCGATGGATTTCGTCGGCCCCATGGTCATCCGCATCGACCGCGCCGGTTCGCCGGATGTTTACGCCGGGGACTACGAGCTGGAGATCGGCAAAGCAATCGAAACGCTGGAAGGGACGGACGCCTACATCATCTCCTGCGGCTCGAACCTCTATGAATGCCTGATGGCGTCCAGGGCACTGGAAAAGGAATGCGGGCTGAGCATCGGCGTGCTGGATATGCATACCGTCAAGCCTCTGGACGCCGACGCCGTCGTGAGAGCGGCCGAAAAAACCGGCAATATTGTCACGGTGGAGGATCACTCCATCAATGGCGGGTTGGGCGGCGCCGTTGCGGAAGTGCTGTGTGAAACCGGCTACCGGGGTAAGTTTAAACGCATCGGCATGCCGGACGAATTCGCCGTGCTGGGCTCCGTGGACGCGATCTACCATCATTACGGCATGGACCGCGACGGAATATCCGCTGTTTTGAAAAAAATGCTGGGCAGGTAA